A genomic window from Clupea harengus unplaced genomic scaffold, Ch_v2.0.2, whole genome shotgun sequence includes:
- the LOC122129544 gene encoding nucleolysin TIA-1-like: MMDDEQPKTLYVGNLSRDVTEALIMQLFGQIGPCKSCKMIVDTAGNDPYCFVEFYEHRHAAASLAAMNGRKIMGKEVKVNWATTPSSQKKDTSNHFHVFVGDLSPEITTDDIKAAFAPFGRISDARVVKDMATGKSKGYGFVSFYNKWVSGPGSIQPASVSDFRFNSVPGNPERQL; this comes from the exons ATGATGGACGACGAACAGCCCAAGACTTT GTATGTTGGAAACCTGTCCCGCGATGTGACCGAGGCGCTGATCATGCAGCTCTTCGGTCAGATAGGACCCTGCAAGAGCTGTAAAATGATTGTTGAT aCGGCAGGTAATGACCCATACTGCTTTGTGGAGTTCTACGAGCATAGGCATGCTGCCGCCTCACTGGCCGCAATGAATGGACGTAAAATAATGGGTAAG GAGGTCAAGGTCAACTGGGCCACCACACCTAGCAGCCAGAAAAAAGACACAAGCA accACTTCCATGTCTTTGTGGGAGACCTCAGTCCAGAAATCACCACCGATGACATCAAAGCTGCCTTTGCACCCTTTGGGAGGATATC TGATGCTCGTGTGGTGAAAGATATGGCCACAGGGAAGTCTAAGGGCTACGGCTTTGTGTCCTTCTACAACAAATGGGTGAGTGGCCCGGGGTCGATTCAGCCCGCGTCTGTATCTGATTTTAGGTTTAATTCAGTTCCTGGCAATCCAGAAAGGCAATTG